The DNA sequence AGCTCGGGATGCAGTATCGATAATGCTTCTGTTGAAAATGGCCTTCTTAAAATCAGAAAAGTACACATTAAAGCCCATGCCTATCTTGGTTCTTCAGCTATTGTATGTGGTGACACCGTTATTGAAGAATTCGGAGAACTCCAGGATCTAAGCTGCCTGAATGCAGGAAAAACAATCAGACACGGAGAAGTTTGGGATGGCAGCCCAGCGGAAAAGATCAGAACAAAAAGCAGTGAAGAGGTAAAGATCCCACAACTTGTTTCTTCTGCCAAAAGAAACAGATATGCTTTCTTTTATGCCTGCTCTTTATTCTTTTTTCCACTTCTCATTGTTTTACCCTTAGCACCAACATTATATACCCTTTATTATCTTGATGATCAATCGGCAGATTATAATTTCTATTACCTGTGGCAGGCTCCTATACTTTCCACGATTTACATTCTATTATTTATCGGCGTTGTAAGTATTATCACAAGATGCCTTCAATATAATATGAAACCGGGAGTATACCCTGTTTATAGCTTCATGTACTATAGAAAATGGGTCAAAGATCAGATATTCAACCTAGCACTTACGGTAGTACATCCTCTTTTCGCGTCTATTTATATCAGCAAGTTCTACAAAATGATGGGGGCCAAAGTTGGTAAAAACTCAGAAATTTCCACTGCCAGCGACGTTTCTCACAACCTTCTGGAAATTGGCGAAGGCTCATTTATTGCTGATGCTGTGATCCTTGGCGAACACGATGTAAGAAATGAAAAATTAATCCTTGCAAAAACGAAAATCGGAAACAATAGCTTTGTAGGGAACAGTGGACTCATTCCGCAGGGATATGAATTAAATGACAATATGCTGATTGGAGTACTAAGCAAAGCTCCGAGTGAAGAACAATTAAAAAACGCATCAGAAAAAGACTGGTTCGGATCTCCACCTATAGGGCTTCCTACAAGACAAAAGTCAGATGGCTTTAAGGACAGTCTTACTTACAATCCTTCTTTTGGACTTAAAATAGCCAGAGGACTTGTTGAGGGAATAAGGATTATTCTTCCGCAAACCGTCATTATTATCTGCAGTGTATTATTTATTGCATACACCAGCAATTATCTTGAAGGAAGAATTCATCATTTAATCCTCTTCGCTCCCTTTTATTATTTAGGAATTGTCGCCTTGCCTTCTTTTTTCTTTATGGTATTGCTTAAGTGGATTCTGGTTGGAAAATACAAGAAAACAGAAATGCCAATGTATAGCCTAAAAGTTTGGTTAAGCGAAGGTATCACTACAGTTTATGAAGCACTCCCCGTATTATTCTTTTTAGACTTTTTACGTGGAACAATGTGGCTACCTTTTTTCATGAGATTCCTGGGTGTGAAGATTGGTAAAAGAGTATGGCTCAACACAACTGATATTACAGAATATGATATGGTAACTATTGGCGACGAAGCTATGCTTAATGAGGACTGCGGACCACAAACTCACCTTTTTGAAGATAGGATAATGAAAGTTGGAAGTGTGAAAATCGGAAAACGAACAACTATTAACTCGAGAACAATTATTCTATACGATACTGAAATTGGGGACGATGTAAATATCGATGCACTCTCTCTGATCATGAAAGGTGAGGTTCTCTCAGATAATACATCCTGGCATGGAAGTCCAATAAGAGGTAAATAATAAAAATATAAATCATGAACTTTACCATTCGAAAAATAAAAATATCAGATCATCTTCCTATTGTTGATGAATTGGTTGGCGAGCTCCACATTTCTGAAAAAGAAATGAATGAAAAGACGGCAGACTGGAGCAAGATCAAAAAACATTACTTACGTTTTATGACAGATTGCGAAGAAGAGAACGATGGAACTTTTCTTATTGCAGATGTGGGCGGAAAGGCTATCGGCTTTCTATTTGGGTATATCGATGAAAAGGATGACAGTAATTTTGAACTGGGAGATGCTGACGACCTTTATGTTTCAGAGGGTTATGTAAAAGAAGAATATAGGAAATTGGGTGTTTACTCTGCTCTGAATAAAGCATTTGAAGAAACCTACAAAGATTATAATATCCGCAAGATCTATCGGTTTACTTTATGCAATAATTACACAATGCAAAGCTGGCTCGACAAACAAGGATACAGCCCTGTACGGCTGATGTATGAGAAATGGCTGTAATTTCAGATAAGAATAAAAAAAATCTGGTTAGAAATGATCCTAACCAGATTTTTTTTCATCCTGTTTCTTTTATACCAGAACAGACTTATTATTTTTGTCTGAAATACACTTCAATAGGAACTCCGGTAAATCCGAATTCTTTTCTTAGCTGATTTTCAGTAAATCTCTTATAAGGCTCCTTCACATATTGCGGTAGGTTGCAGAAAAATACAAACTGTGGTGATGGCGTAGGAAGCTGAACACAATATTTGATTTTAATATATTTTCCTTTGTTCGCCGGAGGTGGAGTTTGCTCGAAAATTGGAAGCATCACTTCATTCAATTTTGAAGTTTTTATTTTCTTTTTACGATCTTCATAGACTTCCATTGCTACTTCTACAGCCTTCAGAATTCTTTGTTTCGTTAAAGCAGAGATAAACAAAATTGGAATATCCTGAAACTGTCCGATCTTATCTTTAATTACTTTTTCAAAGTCACGGATCGTATTCGTTTTCTTATCTTCGATCAAATCCCATTTGTTAACCAGAATCACAATACCCTTTCTGTTCTTCTGTGCTAAACCAAAAATATTCATATCCTGAGACTCCCAACCCTGAGTAGCATCCACCATAATGATCACTACATCAGAATATTCGATAGAACGAATGGATCTCATTACAGAATAAAATTCCAGATCTTCAGAAACTT is a window from the Chryseobacterium sp. T16E-39 genome containing:
- a CDS encoding GNAT family N-acetyltransferase, with the translated sequence MNFTIRKIKISDHLPIVDELVGELHISEKEMNEKTADWSKIKKHYLRFMTDCEEENDGTFLIADVGGKAIGFLFGYIDEKDDSNFELGDADDLYVSEGYVKEEYRKLGVYSALNKAFEETYKDYNIRKIYRFTLCNNYTMQSWLDKQGYSPVRLMYEKWL